TTTTGGTGTTCCCTATGATATAGTAATCGGTATTATTGCTGGTGGCGACAAAGCCATCCGTAAGGCCGTAGAATCGGCCGAGGATGACTTTCATGGGGCCTGGCGCGATCTGGCTAAATTCAAACCTGGCAAAAATGATGTGGTGATCGGGATCGCTGCTTCCGGCAGAACTCCCTATGTCATAGGGGCCGTTCAGGATGCCGGGAAACACGGCTTGCTTACCGCCTGTATTACCAACAATCCCAACACCAAACTGGCTGCTGCTGTGGATTTTCCACTGGTAGCCCTGGTGGGACCGGAATTTGTTACAGGCAGCACCCGGATGAAATCCGGAACTTCACAAAAATTGATCCTGAACATGATCACCACCTCCACCATGATCAAACTGGGCCGGGTGAAGGGCAATAAAA
This region of Bacteroidales bacterium genomic DNA includes:
- a CDS encoding N-acetylmuramic acid 6-phosphate etherase; the protein is MNGTVSITESASRYDNLDQMSVRELLENINQEDSTVHKAVHTIIPKIEKLVEGIIPRIMKGGRLFYVGAGTSGRLGIVDASEIPPTFGVPYDIVIGIIAGGDKAIRKAVESAEDDFHGAWRDLAKFKPGKNDVVIGIAASGRTPYVIGAVQDAGKHGLLTACITNNPNTKLAAAVDFPLVALVGPEFVTGSTRMKSGTSQKLILNMITTSTMIKLGRVKGNKMVDMQLTNAKLVERGSRMISEELGLDMDESKRLLLLHGSVRKVLDSFK